A genome region from Micromonospora peucetia includes the following:
- a CDS encoding carbohydrate ABC transporter permease, whose translation MKKLRLGQIAVYVVLGLAAIPVLFPIYYGFVGAVMGPGDLATYPPALVPSALHWQNITDVFRSVPLGRFYANSAVQAGVITVAQVITSIFAAYAFAFLRLPAKAATFSLFLATLMVPWEAIIIPNYLAISDWGLTRGGLTYLGLVLPFLASAFGTFLLRQAFLQFPSELRDAAVIDGCGHWRLLWRVIVPLSKPSIAAVGVYVFLSAWNQYFWPLILIRDSEFQTLQIGISQLNDAEAAQPGLVLAGVALSLLPTLAVVIFGQRYIVRGLTAGALR comes from the coding sequence ATGAAGAAGCTCCGCCTCGGGCAGATCGCCGTCTACGTCGTGCTCGGCCTGGCCGCGATCCCCGTCCTGTTCCCGATCTACTACGGCTTCGTCGGGGCCGTGATGGGTCCCGGCGACCTGGCGACCTACCCGCCCGCGCTGGTGCCGAGCGCACTGCACTGGCAGAACATCACCGACGTGTTCCGCTCGGTGCCGCTCGGCCGCTTCTACGCGAACTCCGCCGTCCAGGCCGGGGTCATCACGGTGGCGCAGGTCATCACCAGCATCTTCGCCGCGTACGCTTTCGCGTTCCTTCGCCTGCCCGCGAAGGCGGCGACCTTCAGTTTGTTCCTCGCCACCCTCATGGTGCCGTGGGAAGCGATCATCATTCCCAACTACCTGGCGATCTCCGACTGGGGTCTGACCCGCGGTGGGCTGACGTACCTCGGCCTCGTGCTGCCCTTCCTCGCCTCGGCCTTCGGCACGTTCCTGCTGCGTCAGGCGTTCCTGCAGTTCCCGAGCGAGCTGCGGGACGCGGCGGTCATCGACGGGTGCGGTCACTGGCGCCTGTTGTGGCGGGTCATCGTGCCGCTGTCCAAGCCGTCGATCGCGGCGGTCGGGGTCTACGTCTTCCTCTCGGCGTGGAACCAGTACTTCTGGCCGCTGATCCTGATCCGCGACTCCGAGTTCCAGACGCTTCAGATCGGTATCTCCCAGCTCAACGATGCCGAGGCGGCGCAGCCGGGTCTCGTCCTCGCCGGCGTCGCGCTCTCCCTGCTCCCCACGCTGGCCGTCGTGATCTTCGGTCAGCGCTACATCGTCCGCGGGCTGACCGCCGGCGCGCTGCGTTGA